A single genomic interval of Aureliella helgolandensis harbors:
- a CDS encoding acyl-CoA desaturase: MNNPVPAPVLPYRMNWTYSVTIVLIHLLGFLALIPYLFSWTAFWVFVIGIHVFGQGITIGYHRLLTHRSFKCPKWVERVFAILGICSMQDTPARWVSVHRQHHVHSDEIPDPHSPRVTFFWSHMGWLMWVNRQTYSAAGLEKFAKDLLRDRFYMRLELNPFQQFKYLMGQFVVFFAAGFGISFLFSPELSAAVQLGASMVTWGVIMRVIAVWHITWSVNSLSHMFGYRNYETNEGSRNNWLVALLSVGEGWHNNHHEDPSAASVQHRWWELDISYYEIKLLEMVGLASDVIPPRQMRHGHRPTSKATDKRGSGSTGDANPPSDVTDPTVTKKIPA, from the coding sequence ATGAATAACCCAGTTCCAGCCCCAGTCTTGCCTTACCGCATGAATTGGACCTACTCGGTCACGATCGTTTTGATTCATTTGTTGGGGTTTCTGGCGCTCATTCCCTATCTGTTCAGCTGGACTGCCTTTTGGGTGTTTGTGATCGGAATTCATGTCTTTGGGCAGGGGATAACGATCGGCTACCACCGTTTGCTGACTCACCGTAGCTTCAAATGCCCTAAGTGGGTGGAGCGAGTTTTTGCAATTCTAGGCATTTGCTCGATGCAAGATACGCCAGCCAGATGGGTTTCCGTGCATCGTCAGCACCACGTTCATTCGGATGAAATTCCCGATCCCCACAGCCCACGGGTGACCTTCTTCTGGTCGCACATGGGGTGGTTAATGTGGGTCAACCGCCAGACCTACAGCGCTGCAGGGCTCGAAAAGTTTGCGAAGGATCTACTGCGCGACCGCTTCTACATGCGGTTGGAATTGAACCCCTTCCAGCAATTTAAATATCTGATGGGGCAGTTCGTCGTATTCTTCGCTGCTGGATTCGGAATCAGCTTTCTATTCAGTCCAGAACTATCCGCCGCAGTGCAACTCGGCGCAAGCATGGTGACTTGGGGTGTCATTATGCGAGTCATTGCAGTGTGGCATATCACTTGGTCGGTGAACTCGCTCAGCCACATGTTTGGCTATCGCAATTATGAAACCAACGAAGGCAGTCGCAACAACTGGCTGGTAGCGCTGCTGAGCGTGGGCGAAGGGTGGCACAACAATCATCACGAAGACCCCTCGGCGGCGTCTGTTCAGCACCGTTGGTGGGAGTTGGACATCAGTTACTACGAGATCAAGCTCCTGGAAATGGTGGGGTTGGCGAGTGACGTGATTCCACCGAGGCAGATGCGACACGGCCACCGACCCACTTCCAAAGCGACCGACAAGCGCGGTTCGGGTAGTACTGGAGATGCGAATCCACCGAGCGACGTCACCGATCCTACGGTCACCAAGAAGATTCCAGCCTAA
- a CDS encoding DUF1501 domain-containing protein, translating into MNPFQQYELQMTRRQLLSRARGCLGAAALGTLLRDDQARAEPVAAANQPASMPGLPQLPHFPPTAKRVIYLFMAGGPSHIDMFDYKPAVRALHGTGLPESIRNGQRLTGMSSGQSEFPCVAPMFNFERYGERGTWVNSDLLPHTANIVDDLTIIKTMNTEAINHDPAMTFINTGSQQLGRPSMGSWLSYGLGSPNQDLPAYVTMISVGAKPGQALFSRLWGSGFLPSQHQGVQFRSGADPVLYLNNPPGVKSDTRRRMLDAVSQINSEHFQDVGDPEIQTRISQYEMAYRMQTSVPDLMEVSDEPDYVYENYGSDSRKPGSFAANCILARRLAERGVRFVQLFHRGWDQHGNLPKELRTNCKGVDQPAAALVNDLKQRGMLEDTMVIFGGEFGRTIYSQGALTVDNHGRDHHGRCFTTWVAGGGFKRGFDYGLTDDYSYNILENPVHINDFSATVLHALGIDHERFSVKYQGLDWRLTGVEGARVVKDVLA; encoded by the coding sequence ATGAATCCATTTCAACAATATGAATTGCAGATGACGCGCAGGCAATTGCTGTCGCGCGCACGCGGTTGTCTAGGTGCCGCTGCGTTGGGGACCCTGCTGCGTGACGATCAAGCTCGGGCCGAACCCGTGGCCGCCGCAAACCAGCCAGCAAGTATGCCTGGTTTGCCACAGCTTCCGCACTTTCCGCCGACCGCCAAGCGAGTTATCTATCTGTTCATGGCAGGCGGCCCTAGCCACATTGATATGTTCGACTACAAGCCGGCGGTTCGCGCGCTCCACGGCACCGGCTTGCCAGAGTCGATTCGCAACGGACAGCGATTGACTGGAATGTCGAGCGGTCAAAGTGAATTTCCCTGTGTGGCCCCCATGTTTAATTTTGAACGCTATGGAGAGCGAGGGACTTGGGTCAACAGTGATTTGTTACCTCATACCGCGAATATCGTAGATGATTTAACCATCATCAAAACGATGAACACTGAGGCGATCAACCACGATCCCGCCATGACATTTATCAATACCGGCTCGCAGCAATTGGGACGCCCCAGTATGGGCTCTTGGCTGAGCTATGGATTGGGCAGCCCCAATCAAGATCTGCCTGCATACGTAACGATGATTTCAGTTGGCGCCAAACCTGGTCAAGCTCTCTTCTCGCGACTGTGGGGGAGTGGCTTTTTGCCCTCGCAGCACCAAGGTGTTCAATTCCGCAGCGGTGCCGATCCGGTGCTCTACCTCAATAATCCGCCTGGGGTGAAGAGCGACACTCGTCGACGGATGTTGGACGCGGTTTCTCAGATCAATTCGGAGCACTTTCAAGATGTGGGTGATCCGGAAATTCAAACGCGGATCTCGCAATACGAAATGGCATATCGCATGCAAACCTCAGTCCCCGATTTAATGGAGGTTAGCGATGAGCCCGATTACGTTTACGAAAATTATGGAAGCGATTCCCGCAAACCGGGCTCGTTCGCAGCCAACTGCATTTTAGCGCGACGTCTTGCCGAGCGAGGAGTGCGATTTGTGCAGTTATTTCACCGCGGATGGGACCAGCACGGGAACCTACCCAAGGAGTTGCGGACCAATTGCAAGGGAGTGGATCAGCCAGCCGCTGCACTGGTGAATGACTTGAAACAGCGCGGCATGCTGGAGGATACGATGGTCATCTTTGGTGGCGAGTTCGGAAGAACGATTTACAGCCAAGGAGCGCTGACGGTGGACAATCATGGGCGAGATCACCACGGCCGGTGCTTTACAACCTGGGTGGCGGGAGGCGGGTTCAAGCGTGGTTTCGATTATGGGTTGACCGATGATTACAGTTACAACATCTTAGAAAATCCGGTACATATCAACGACTTTAGCGCGACGGTCCTACATGCCCTGGGAATCGATCACGAACGATTCTCGGTCAAGTATCAGGGACTCGACTGGCGTTTGACCGGAGTCGAGGGGGCACGCGTCGTTAAGGATGTTTTAGCCTGA
- a CDS encoding ABC transporter ATP-binding protein: MTILETHDVTKSYGSGEARVEVLHGISLRVNPGEFVAIMGPSGSGKSTLLTILGGVEVPSQGNVLLEGVDLARISEDERTILRRRRLGFIFQSFNLLPNLSAEENVALPMQLDGQPPAKVQELTLKSLELVEMSHRRSHLPSALSGGEQQRVAVARALAIQPALLLADEPTGNLDSRQSKRISALLKSLVEERGQTIVMVTHDANVARIAGRLITIRDGVIEHDGLPAEILGDSDMLASREL, translated from the coding sequence ATGACAATCCTCGAAACCCATGACGTAACTAAGAGCTACGGTTCAGGTGAAGCGCGCGTCGAGGTCCTGCATGGCATCAGCCTCCGTGTGAATCCTGGTGAGTTTGTCGCGATTATGGGCCCGTCGGGGTCTGGCAAAAGCACTCTGTTGACAATCTTAGGGGGAGTCGAAGTTCCGAGCCAAGGAAACGTGTTGTTGGAGGGAGTCGATCTGGCGCGCATCAGCGAAGATGAACGCACGATCCTACGACGACGACGGTTGGGATTTATTTTCCAGTCCTTCAACCTTCTTCCCAACCTGAGCGCCGAAGAGAATGTTGCCCTCCCAATGCAACTCGATGGTCAACCTCCAGCTAAAGTGCAGGAACTGACGCTCAAGTCGCTCGAATTGGTGGAAATGTCCCACCGCAGGTCTCACCTCCCCTCGGCTTTGTCGGGCGGTGAGCAACAGCGGGTGGCAGTCGCTCGCGCCCTGGCCATTCAGCCCGCTTTGCTGTTGGCGGATGAACCGACCGGAAATTTGGATTCACGGCAGTCCAAACGTATCTCCGCGCTCCTGAAATCCTTGGTCGAAGAACGAGGCCAAACCATCGTGATGGTGACGCACGATGCCAATGTGGCGCGAATCGCTGGGCGTTTGATCACGATTCGCGACGGAGTCATCGAACATGATGGCCTCCCGGCCGAAATTCTCGGGGACTCCGACATGCTCGCCTCCAGGGAACTTTAA
- a CDS encoding cyanophycinase: MPARRPTRPRHTPAGHPGWIGIMVALALGLGNAAAVAQEFDERFEDWPINLKIQGSILAAEKLEDLLSVRRQLQPLFQSHPLGILQLQPPLPSANSSAEATPVEPSLDLALYKGLSEDLVAVPLTTATTPAQDVVIQDFDILVWHTLPNTPFPTPPRRDSIGKFLKSCVDSGKVVILLGPAAEWAGAIFQPDLDSSQPLHKGWDLLPDVWLKTGYDGATMQPQVQLRLSTQPRRVGIGLTSGSLLILSGRKLQVMGEGTATLLLPAGGQLPTKAFSLRAHRTREQAPTKHLADLTQWRRESIERTLAPFPPQRPREPRVPHGCLMIVGGGGMPKGLMEEFVTAAGGVERAKLVYIPCEERDVIRGTPATVREWEEMGVQRATFLHTKDRQVSNESAEFYAPLQQATGIWFGGGRQWNFSDSYYGTRTHALMKQVLRKGGVIGGSSAGASIQARYLARATPIENFDIMAPGYERGGLGFISGVAIDQHFSQRARQKDMAELKHQYPQLLGIGIDEATAIIVRESTAKIVGQGNVYFYDAQHSSDTAPPQYSLGEAGQSYDLANRRIIESSDN; the protein is encoded by the coding sequence ATGCCAGCCCGCAGGCCCACTCGCCCCCGTCACACGCCCGCCGGTCACCCTGGCTGGATCGGAATCATGGTGGCCTTAGCACTCGGACTAGGAAACGCTGCAGCAGTCGCCCAAGAATTCGACGAGCGGTTTGAGGACTGGCCAATCAACCTCAAGATCCAGGGGAGCATCCTAGCAGCTGAGAAACTCGAGGATCTGCTATCCGTACGGCGCCAGCTTCAGCCACTCTTCCAATCTCACCCCCTAGGTATTCTCCAGCTCCAGCCCCCTCTTCCATCAGCGAACTCGAGTGCTGAGGCGACTCCCGTAGAGCCCAGCCTCGACCTCGCACTCTACAAAGGTCTCTCGGAGGACCTCGTCGCCGTCCCACTGACGACCGCTACAACGCCGGCTCAAGACGTGGTCATTCAAGATTTCGATATTCTAGTGTGGCACACACTTCCCAACACACCCTTTCCAACTCCACCACGCAGGGATTCCATCGGTAAATTCCTAAAGAGTTGTGTCGACTCCGGCAAAGTCGTCATCCTGCTGGGGCCTGCCGCAGAGTGGGCCGGTGCGATCTTCCAACCTGATTTAGACTCCTCCCAACCACTCCACAAGGGCTGGGACCTCCTGCCAGATGTGTGGCTCAAGACCGGTTACGATGGCGCAACCATGCAACCTCAGGTGCAACTGCGACTCAGCACCCAACCGCGTCGCGTGGGCATTGGGCTGACTTCCGGTAGCCTGTTAATTTTGTCCGGTCGGAAACTGCAGGTCATGGGCGAGGGAACGGCGACGTTGCTTTTACCCGCTGGTGGGCAACTGCCGACCAAAGCATTTTCACTTCGCGCCCATCGCACGCGAGAACAAGCTCCCACGAAACACCTGGCGGATTTAACACAGTGGCGGCGTGAATCGATTGAACGCACTCTCGCCCCCTTCCCACCCCAACGACCACGGGAACCTCGCGTACCTCATGGATGTTTAATGATCGTTGGAGGGGGTGGCATGCCCAAGGGACTCATGGAGGAGTTTGTCACGGCCGCTGGCGGCGTCGAGCGGGCAAAACTGGTCTACATCCCGTGCGAGGAACGCGACGTGATCAGGGGGACTCCCGCAACAGTCCGAGAGTGGGAGGAAATGGGCGTTCAGCGGGCAACATTCCTGCATACCAAGGATCGGCAAGTCTCCAACGAGAGTGCCGAATTCTACGCACCACTGCAACAGGCCACCGGCATCTGGTTCGGTGGCGGACGTCAATGGAATTTTTCCGATTCCTATTACGGCACCCGCACGCACGCCCTGATGAAACAAGTCTTAAGAAAGGGGGGAGTCATTGGCGGTTCCTCCGCCGGAGCATCCATCCAGGCGCGCTACCTAGCCCGAGCCACCCCAATTGAAAACTTCGACATCATGGCACCGGGATACGAACGTGGGGGATTGGGTTTCATCAGCGGTGTGGCCATCGACCAACACTTTTCACAACGCGCACGCCAGAAGGATATGGCAGAACTGAAACACCAGTATCCGCAGCTCTTGGGAATCGGCATCGACGAAGCCACCGCGATTATCGTTCGAGAATCAACGGCAAAAATTGTGGGACAGGGCAACGTCTACTTCTACGATGCCCAGCATTCAAGCGACACAGCCCCCCCTCAATATTCCTTGGGGGAGGCTGGGCAAAGTTACGATTTGGCAAATCGCCGAATCATAGAATCGTCAGACAACTGA
- a CDS encoding CinA family protein, translating into MQETELLKLAAELRDLLESSNRRLVLAESCTAGRVAATLSCLAGISQWLCGSFVVYRSNSKAQWLDIPTSILIDPEIGPVSPLASQMLAEAILQRTPESAIAVAVTGDVGPGAPPKTDGRVFIAIRLRDGRSQEFEIALTSPPPQSSSDQSRRIARLQEATAAVLASTIDFLANNAED; encoded by the coding sequence ATGCAAGAGACCGAATTGTTAAAGCTAGCTGCAGAACTGCGTGACCTACTTGAATCGAGCAATCGCCGTCTCGTGCTGGCAGAAAGCTGTACAGCCGGACGCGTCGCCGCCACGCTAAGCTGTTTGGCGGGGATTTCCCAGTGGTTGTGCGGCAGTTTTGTTGTCTATCGCTCCAACAGCAAGGCCCAATGGTTGGATATTCCCACCTCAATCCTGATTGATCCCGAGATAGGTCCGGTTAGTCCCCTTGCATCGCAAATGTTGGCGGAAGCGATTTTACAGCGTACCCCGGAGTCTGCCATTGCAGTAGCGGTCACCGGTGATGTTGGACCGGGTGCTCCCCCGAAGACCGATGGGAGGGTCTTCATCGCCATTCGACTCCGTGACGGCCGGAGCCAGGAGTTCGAGATCGCGCTCACCTCCCCGCCGCCGCAGTCCTCTTCCGATCAATCGCGGCGGATTGCCCGCCTTCAAGAGGCCACCGCCGCGGTGCTGGCCAGTACCATCGATTTTCTAGCCAACAACGCGGAAGATTAA
- a CDS encoding PhoPQ-activated pathogenicity-related family protein — protein MLGRRILGLFIASCCLCNSIPQGRAQGVGDTAVASAPTPRIKATTQPLYDYVSAPDASYDWEVRERLTIQDCDVLRVHLVSQTWHDIAWRHVVYLIKPPNLDPQRRDAVLVVAGGSWDQAWPENGPQSVSLRGEAQLMAGVAQQFGCIIAVASQIPFQPMMEGKHEDEIIATTFKNYIESGDATWPLLLPMVKAAMRSMDAATAAAQREWQVNLENFTVTGASKRGWTTWLTGAMDSRVTAIAPMVIDMLRMDRQMQHQIDSWGKYSEQIADYTELQLPKMLGTPEGQSLQGIVDPFAYRGQLGQPKLLIFGTNDRYWPLDACNLYWDQLEGDKYLLYVPNQGHGIRDYARLIGSLSALHHSLHGGPALPKLTWDHQQADNQSELVVATKDSIDSVHGWVASSDSKDFRDATWSQQACQRIDEESWKLTVAAPEKGYRAFFAEAVFLSNDLPGFLSTNMTIVGGNP, from the coding sequence ATGTTAGGTCGTCGTATCTTGGGATTGTTCATTGCGAGCTGCTGTCTTTGCAACTCGATACCACAGGGACGTGCCCAAGGCGTGGGCGACACGGCGGTTGCAAGCGCCCCAACTCCCAGGATAAAAGCCACTACGCAACCACTTTACGATTATGTGTCTGCCCCGGATGCGAGCTACGACTGGGAAGTGCGCGAGAGATTGACCATTCAAGATTGTGATGTGTTGCGTGTGCACTTGGTGTCCCAAACTTGGCATGACATTGCCTGGCGGCATGTGGTCTACTTGATCAAGCCACCGAATCTCGACCCTCAACGTCGCGATGCGGTATTGGTCGTGGCGGGCGGGAGCTGGGACCAGGCTTGGCCCGAGAATGGCCCTCAATCGGTTTCGCTCCGGGGGGAGGCTCAATTGATGGCCGGCGTGGCGCAGCAGTTTGGATGCATCATCGCGGTAGCAAGTCAAATTCCCTTCCAGCCGATGATGGAGGGAAAACACGAAGACGAAATCATTGCGACCACTTTTAAAAACTATATCGAAAGTGGCGATGCGACCTGGCCCTTGCTGTTGCCAATGGTCAAAGCTGCGATGCGCTCGATGGATGCCGCGACCGCCGCCGCCCAGAGGGAATGGCAGGTAAACCTGGAAAACTTCACGGTCACAGGCGCATCGAAACGAGGTTGGACAACTTGGTTGACCGGTGCCATGGATTCACGCGTTACGGCGATTGCGCCCATGGTGATCGACATGCTGCGGATGGACCGACAGATGCAGCATCAAATCGATTCCTGGGGAAAGTACTCAGAGCAGATCGCGGACTATACCGAGCTGCAATTGCCCAAGATGCTGGGGACACCCGAGGGGCAGTCGCTGCAAGGGATCGTCGATCCCTTCGCCTATCGTGGGCAGTTAGGCCAGCCCAAACTCTTGATCTTTGGAACCAACGATCGCTACTGGCCGCTGGACGCTTGCAACCTCTACTGGGACCAATTGGAGGGGGATAAGTACCTGCTCTATGTTCCCAATCAAGGGCATGGCATTCGAGACTACGCGCGACTCATTGGCAGCCTGAGCGCGCTTCATCATAGTTTGCATGGGGGGCCCGCCCTACCGAAACTAACCTGGGATCACCAGCAGGCAGATAACCAATCGGAGCTTGTCGTCGCAACAAAGGACTCGATTGATTCGGTGCATGGTTGGGTCGCCTCTTCGGACTCCAAGGATTTCCGAGATGCGACGTGGTCGCAACAAGCTTGTCAACGGATCGACGAGGAGAGTTGGAAGTTGACGGTCGCGGCGCCAGAGAAAGGTTATCGGGCCTTCTTTGCCGAAGCGGTATTCCTTTCCAACGACTTGCCCGGCTTCCTCTCCACGAACATGACGATTGTGGGTGGCAATCCATAG
- a CDS encoding ABC transporter permease produces the protein MALGRFSFREVQARPLRALLTFLSITIGVAAVVAVLLATATTRMAQADMLNAISGKSDLEVVDNGTRGFSYELVGQVRQVDGVAVAAPSMIRFGVVFVGEHKARTQVLGIDPRIDQQVRDYEIIEGTLPESYSEVMLDSSFAESLEVAVGEPLKILARGGLREYTVSGVVRPNGTNAVALGSAVYLVLPAAQQAFQTGNVVDQIQVQLAPGVDKRKLEKVLAELLPTGVTLRAPRTSSDMVQEAMYATENGLHMAIAFALLISMFIIYNTFQMAVGERRRQIGILRAIGATRRQVAWMILREAIWISLAGSIAGCFLGVWGAGYLNSATEQMLQVELPRVKLTWLPFVVAVLFGMGVSLLGAILPAKRASSVQPMEAMRATEIRYNDEVIRLTKPLGLIVIPLGASLLYLSTHNLLPIGGDIVAIVLMLLGCVLLIPWGMHPMSECVTRILVPFLGIEARLAQKQLMRHVGRSALTIGVLFIAISTSAGLAGNILDNVKNVRTWYEHAIIGDFFVRASMPDLASGAAADMPSDVGLSLEEIEGIQSIDQMRFVNALSGENDILLIVRSFVGEVDDFFDISEGTSTAALQGLNNNKVVIGSVLARRLELTLGDLIPIETPEGTVELEIAAITNDYFGGGLTVYMERELASRLLGVDGVDAFIIKSASGMRDQVEAELRAFCRANGLILQSYAELVTFIDGMINGVIASLWMLLGLGCIIAAMGLVNTLTMNILEQTREIGMLRVVAMTRGQVRRMIFAQATLLGLIGLIPGAAVGSIVSYLISLSSMAVLGRSIDFNFRPELVFGCLLCGLVIVMLSSLIPAERAARLKISSALHYE, from the coding sequence ATGGCTTTGGGCAGATTCAGTTTCCGTGAAGTGCAGGCTCGACCGCTACGTGCGCTCCTTACATTCCTAAGCATTACCATTGGCGTGGCTGCCGTGGTGGCCGTACTGCTAGCTACGGCGACCACCCGGATGGCTCAGGCAGATATGCTGAATGCCATCTCCGGTAAGTCGGACCTCGAAGTCGTAGACAACGGAACTCGCGGCTTTTCCTACGAATTGGTAGGGCAGGTTCGTCAAGTGGATGGGGTCGCAGTTGCCGCGCCGTCCATGATCCGCTTCGGCGTGGTATTCGTGGGGGAACACAAGGCACGCACTCAAGTCCTCGGCATCGACCCGCGGATCGATCAACAGGTGCGAGACTACGAGATTATCGAGGGGACGCTGCCCGAAAGCTATTCCGAAGTCATGTTGGACTCCAGCTTTGCGGAATCGCTCGAGGTTGCCGTGGGGGAGCCCCTGAAGATTTTGGCCCGAGGTGGCTTGCGCGAGTACACCGTTAGTGGTGTGGTGCGACCGAATGGTACCAATGCTGTCGCCCTGGGGAGCGCTGTCTATTTGGTCCTGCCAGCGGCCCAGCAAGCGTTTCAAACTGGAAATGTGGTCGACCAAATTCAGGTCCAATTGGCTCCTGGCGTTGACAAGCGGAAGCTGGAAAAGGTACTCGCAGAGTTGCTTCCGACGGGAGTGACCCTCCGGGCTCCGCGAACGAGCAGTGATATGGTGCAAGAGGCGATGTATGCCACCGAAAATGGGTTGCATATGGCCATCGCCTTCGCGTTGTTAATCTCCATGTTTATCATTTACAACACTTTCCAGATGGCAGTCGGCGAGCGGAGACGCCAAATTGGAATTCTGCGTGCCATTGGAGCAACCCGCCGACAAGTCGCTTGGATGATTCTCCGCGAGGCGATTTGGATTAGCCTAGCGGGCTCGATCGCCGGATGCTTTCTGGGAGTCTGGGGGGCTGGCTATCTCAATTCCGCTACCGAACAAATGCTGCAAGTTGAATTGCCACGCGTCAAACTGACGTGGTTGCCATTTGTGGTAGCCGTTCTTTTTGGAATGGGTGTTTCTCTGTTGGGCGCGATCTTGCCAGCCAAGCGGGCGAGTTCGGTACAACCCATGGAAGCGATGCGAGCCACGGAGATTCGCTACAACGATGAAGTGATTCGTCTGACCAAACCGCTGGGGCTGATCGTCATCCCGCTTGGGGCCAGCTTGTTGTACCTCTCCACGCATAATCTATTGCCAATCGGTGGAGACATTGTGGCCATCGTGCTGATGTTGCTCGGCTGTGTGCTGCTGATTCCATGGGGCATGCATCCGATGTCCGAATGTGTTACCCGTATCTTGGTGCCTTTCCTGGGCATCGAAGCGAGGCTGGCGCAGAAGCAGCTGATGCGGCATGTCGGGCGGAGCGCGTTGACCATCGGCGTGCTGTTCATCGCGATCAGTACCAGCGCAGGCTTGGCAGGCAATATTCTCGACAACGTCAAGAATGTTCGAACGTGGTACGAGCACGCGATTATTGGTGACTTTTTCGTGCGTGCTTCCATGCCCGATTTGGCCAGTGGTGCGGCGGCAGACATGCCCTCGGATGTGGGGCTGTCACTCGAGGAGATCGAGGGAATTCAGTCGATTGACCAGATGCGCTTTGTCAACGCTCTCTCCGGCGAGAATGATATCCTGCTGATTGTTCGTAGTTTTGTAGGAGAGGTCGACGATTTCTTCGACATTTCCGAGGGCACGTCCACTGCTGCCCTACAAGGGCTGAACAATAACAAAGTCGTTATTGGGTCGGTGCTTGCCCGACGACTGGAATTGACGTTGGGCGATCTGATTCCCATTGAAACGCCCGAGGGAACAGTGGAACTAGAGATCGCTGCAATCACCAACGACTATTTCGGGGGTGGATTAACGGTCTACATGGAACGCGAATTGGCTTCGCGGTTGTTGGGGGTCGATGGTGTCGATGCGTTCATTATCAAATCCGCCAGCGGGATGCGCGATCAAGTTGAAGCAGAACTTCGAGCGTTCTGTCGTGCAAATGGTTTGATCCTACAATCGTATGCTGAGCTGGTTACATTCATTGATGGCATGATCAATGGTGTGATTGCGAGCTTGTGGATGCTGCTGGGGTTGGGGTGCATCATTGCGGCCATGGGCCTTGTGAACACGCTGACCATGAACATTTTGGAGCAGACGCGTGAGATTGGTATGCTACGCGTCGTGGCGATGACACGTGGGCAGGTGCGTCGCATGATCTTCGCACAAGCCACATTGCTCGGATTGATCGGGCTCATTCCCGGTGCTGCGGTGGGCTCGATTGTCTCCTATCTGATTAGCCTCTCTTCGATGGCTGTTTTGGGCCGTAGTATCGATTTCAATTTTCGACCTGAGCTCGTCTTCGGTTGCCTTCTATGCGGGCTAGTGATCGTTATGCTGTCCTCGCTGATTCCCGCGGAACGGGCGGCTCGCCTCAAGATTTCTTCGGCGCTGCACTACGAGTAG
- a CDS encoding alpha/beta hydrolase, with product MFRNYALPFFLAFFTCGIAQAAEPQTIRLWETDAPGALGSEEKDIPTAIVYLPETAKGPTPAIVIYPGGGYGGLAMDHEGHQIAAWANRMGMAGIIVSYRHRGRGYGHPAPMLDAQRAIRLTRQHAAEWNINPEQVGVLGFSAGGHLTTTVLTHFDRGMKQPHDEVDQQSCRPDFGVVCYAVVALGETFTHQGSQRNLLGSEPTPEMIEELSNEKQVTADTPPCFVWHTAEDSAVPVENGIQFYSALVAAKVPSELHVFPYGRHGIGLANDFPGAAQWPLLCEDWLKRTLDR from the coding sequence ATGTTTCGAAACTACGCTTTACCCTTCTTCCTCGCCTTTTTTACTTGTGGAATTGCCCAAGCCGCGGAGCCCCAGACCATTCGACTTTGGGAGACCGATGCGCCTGGCGCTTTGGGGAGTGAAGAGAAGGATATTCCAACGGCGATTGTCTATTTGCCCGAGACGGCTAAAGGTCCTACCCCTGCGATTGTCATTTATCCAGGTGGCGGCTACGGGGGCTTGGCCATGGATCATGAAGGGCATCAGATCGCAGCCTGGGCAAATCGAATGGGGATGGCCGGAATCATTGTCTCGTATCGACATCGTGGTCGCGGCTATGGGCATCCCGCTCCCATGCTCGATGCACAGCGTGCGATTCGGTTAACGCGCCAGCATGCGGCCGAGTGGAACATCAATCCAGAGCAAGTCGGAGTGCTGGGCTTTTCTGCTGGTGGTCACCTGACGACCACCGTGCTCACGCACTTTGACCGAGGGATGAAGCAGCCTCACGATGAGGTTGATCAACAGAGTTGTCGGCCCGATTTTGGAGTGGTCTGCTATGCGGTCGTTGCCTTGGGAGAAACGTTCACCCACCAGGGAAGTCAACGCAATCTATTGGGGAGCGAGCCAACTCCAGAGATGATCGAGGAACTGTCCAATGAGAAGCAGGTTACCGCGGATACGCCTCCCTGTTTTGTGTGGCATACTGCCGAAGATTCGGCGGTGCCCGTAGAGAATGGAATTCAGTTCTATTCCGCTCTGGTAGCCGCCAAAGTTCCGTCGGAATTGCATGTTTTTCCATACGGACGCCATGGAATTGGACTGGCGAACGATTTCCCAGGTGCGGCTCAATGGCCTCTGCTGTGCGAGGATTGGCTCAAACGCACTTTGGACAGGTAA